The Aedes aegypti strain LVP_AGWG chromosome 3, AaegL5.0 Primary Assembly, whole genome shotgun sequence genome contains a region encoding:
- the LOC5575314 gene encoding probable chitinase 10: MERILKLGFIFGALNFNISAYKIDRSLVRPLPNIIEIVDCKSTVSNNWEQQPHGNYCYLYISCMNNIGFVQKCPDDLYFNAETEFCDLPENVDCENSSTTTEPGPSTTNSTEENETTELTTSESDTTTFEPGTTVGTDSTSTSEETSTDETDSTAEDITTTSTHETDSTTEDITTISTDETDSTVEDITSIPTDEIDSTVEDITSTPTDETDSTIEEITTTQETTEQYCEPLCAGQESEIAHPDDCGMFISCVDKCDGAIKFCPPGLHFSYHWSVCDLPQRAECLLEICNEQTTEYVASVNSCRSYYNCTNSNATLHSCEIGYIFDSSSMNCVPEGEHNKCEVEDIPSAPQEVYQLCTKSVVDQLIPHPSRCDVFYRCVRGMLSPRMCLEGLLFDSTFGACNIEEEVECNA; encoded by the exons ATGGAACGAATTTTAAAATTGGGATTCATCTTTGGTGCATTAAATTTTAATATATCCGCCTATAAGATTGATAGATCACTAGTTAGGCCACTACCGAATATAATAGAAATTGTGGACTGCAAGAGCACTGTCAGTAACAACTGGGAGCAACAACCTCATGGAAACTACTGCTACCTTTATATTTCATGTATGAATAACATTGGCTTTGTACAAAAGTGTCCTGATGACTTGTACTTCAATGCAGAAACAGAATTTTGCGATCTACCGGAAAATGTCGATTGTGAAAACTCTTCTACAACTACGGAACCAGGACCGTCGACAACTAATAGTACTGAAGAAAATGAAACCACTGAACTAACAACTTCAGAATCAGATACTACCACCTTTGAACCAGGAACTACAGTTGGAACCGATTCTACCTCTACTAGCGAGGAAACTTCAACAGATGAAACGGATAGTACTGCTGAAGACATAACTACAACTTCAACGCATGAAACGGATAGTACAACAGAAGATATCACTACAATCTCAACAGATGAAACAGATAGTACTGTTGAAGATATCACTTCAATTCCAACAGATGAAATAGATAGTACTGTTGAAGATATCACTTCAACTCCAACAGATGAAACGGATAGCACTATAGAAGAGATAACTACAACCCAAGAAACAACGGAACAATACTGTGAACCTTTATGTGCAGGCCAAGAAAGCGAAATTGCACACCCGGATGATTGTGGAATGTTTATAAGCTGTGTTGACAAATGCGATGGAGCAATCAAATTCTGCCCGCCTGGTTTGCACTTCAGCTATCATTGGTCGGTGTGCGACTTGCCACAGAGAGCTGAGTGTTTGCTGGAGATTTGTAATGAACAAACTACGGAGTATGTTGCAAGCGTGAACAGCTGTAGAAG TTATTATAATTGCACAAACTCAAATGCTACACTTCATTCCTGTGAAATTGGTTATATTTTTGATAGTTCATCTATGAATTGTGTTCCAGAAGGCGAACACAATAAATGTGAA GTTGAAGACATTCCAAGTGCTCCACAAGAGGTGTATCAATTATGCACTAAAAGCGTTGTAGATCAACTGATTCCTCATCCATCACGGTGCGATGTGTTTTATCGCTGCGTACGAGGGATGTTGTCGCCACGCATGTGCCTCGAAGGATTGCTGTTCGACAGCACGTTTGGAGCATGCAATATTGAAGAGGAAGTTGAATGTAACGCTTAG